The region AACTGGCCGGTGATCTCTGGATTATTGCCGATGGACCACGGCATGTGTCGGGTAAGCCCGTTGTGCAGTTTGGCGTTCGGGGCGATGTGAACATGTACCTGACAGTTTATGGTCCTAAACGACCCCTGCACAGTGGCAATTACGGCAACTGGGCACCCAACCCGGCCATGCGGATGGTTAAGTTGCTGGCCAGTATGAAAGACGATAATGACCATGTTGTTATCAAAGGATTCTACGACGATGTGGTGCCGTTAACGGCCAGTGAACGGACTGCGCTGGCGAAGGTGCCCAACATGGAAGCGGCCTTAAAGAAGGAACTGGGCATTGCGCAACCCGACGGAAATGGAACCCCGTTTGTGGAACTACTCATGCGCCCGACCTTGAATATCAACGGAATGCAGAGCGCAAACGTGGGAGCTATGGCGGGTAACATTATCCCAACCAAAGCCGAAGCTGTACTTGACTTACGGCTCGTGCGGGGCAATGAGGTAACCCGGCAGATCGGTCGGGTGGTCGAGCATATCCGGGCGCAGGGATACCAGGTGCTGGATCGCGAACCAACCGATGCCGAACGGCAGCAGTTCCCGAAGCTAATTAAAATTACAACCGGTCACGGCTACAATGCCCAGCGAACGCCAATGGATTTACCCGTTGCTCAGGGCGTTGTGGCGGCTGTTCAGGCAGTTAGCCCCGAACCAATCGTTTTGTCGCCTTCCTCGGGGGGGAGTTTGCCCCTGTATATGTTCGAAAAAGTGCTGAAAGCCAACGTGGTATCGGTGCCAGTAGTTAATTACGATAACAATCAACATGCCGAGAACGAGAATGTGAAGGTACAATATCTCTGGGAAGGCATCGAGATTATGGGGTCGATCATGCTGATTAAGTAAAATACACACTTCACGGGCTTCGACCCGTGTCTTGAGTTGACGGAAAGTCTATATCATGACACGATTCGAGGGCCGTGAAGTGTGTTTAAAAAAAGATGAAGAAATTTTTGAGCCAGTGAAACAATTCCTGAAAATTAAATGTATATACATCAAATACTAGTACACGTAATTAAACGACTCAAACAATGGAAGCACAACCCGCAACCGCTACTACCTGGTCTATTGACCCAACCCACTCTGAAATTCAATTTAAAGTTAAACACCTCGTTATTTCAACCGTAACGGGTTCGTTTGGCCAATACGAAGGACAGGTAGAAACTACAGGGGATGATTTTGCCGATGCCAAAGTCTCATTTTCGGCTGATATAACCAGCATTAGCACCGGTCAGGAACAACGCGATGGCCACCTGAAATCAGCCGATTTCTTTGATGCCGAGCAGTTTCCAAAACTGACCTTTGTATCGACGTCCATGACCAAAACGGGTGATGATACCTATTCACTGACGGGCGATCTAACCATTCGCGGAGTTACGAAGCCGGTTACGCTGAAAGTTGAGCATGGCGGACAGATGGTGGATTTCTACGGACAAACCAAAGCTGGTTTTGAAGCTACCGGTACCATCAAGCGTAAAGAATTTGGCCTAACCTGGGATGGCGTTACCGAAGCGGGTGGCGTTGTTGTTAGCGACGACGTTAAGCTGGTCCTGAATATTCAGTTAACGAAGCAGGCATAATAGCTAGTCTATAAAAGTTTTTAACACAGAGGCACGAAGCGCACAGAGGTTTATTCGGTTACTTTACTAGCCAATAAATCTCTGTGCGCTTCGTGCCTCTGTGTTAAAAATAAGGTATTTAGAGTGCATCACGGCCTCTTTGTGATGAAAGGTGATTAAGCTTGGCAAGAGAGGTTCCGAGAAACCTAAATATATAAGCTAGCCATGCAGGACATTTCCTATAATCGTCCTGGCTAATCGTTGATTCCACATACACTAGAGGAATTAATCAGCGAACAAGTAAGATTCGGCCGCGTGTGACGGGTTTTTCGGGGGCTGTATATAGAGTGTATGCATAAACTCCCGTTGGTAGGGCCGTTCCGTTCAGTGTTCCATCGAATGGATTGGTGTACCCTTTGCCGGACGAATAAACGACTTCGCCCCAACGATTGAACAGCGTAAAGACCGCATCGGGGAAAGCCGCAATACCAGGCAGTTCCAGAACATCATTTTGTCCGTCACCATTGGGTGAAAAAGCGTCGGGTACCCAGGCCCGGGCAAAAACAGTGATATGAATAGTGTCTTTTACGGCGCAGCCGGTGCTGTTGGTTGCATCGACCGTGTACGTGATGTCGTCGGCGATATCCGCGATGGTTGGGTTGGCGGCAGTTGGGTTATCCAGATACGTAGCCGATGTCCACTGGAACTGAACGGGGTCGCCGGTGTACACGGGATTCAGGGAAAAGGTGTTACCCCGATAGGTCGTTAGTGAGTCGGCTAGCTGAATGGTAGGAATGGGGGCGACTACGGCGATCCGGGTAGCTACCGTCCCGGCACATTCGGGGGCTGGTTTCACCGTATACGTAATGGTATGGTTGCCAACGCCTGCCTGCTCAGGGACGAATGCATCGGTTTCGATACCGGCTCCGGCAAAATCGCCCCCCGGCGGGTTCCCCGTTAACGTATACGCTGGATTATTAGGGCCGCAAACGCCCGGAATAGAATCGAGAGTGACTACAACCGGCGTAACGCTGGTGATGGTTACGGGGCTGGAGGTACCTTCGCACCCGTATATATCCGTGGCCGTGACTACAAACGTGCCCGGGCTACTGGCAACCAATTGGGAAGACTCGTTATTACTGATTGATGTGTCATCTTTCTGCCAGCGATACAATAAGCCACCACTGCCTACAAGGGGAAGCGAACTGTTCGGGCATATCCGATTGAAGCCGGATGAAGAGGTTATGGAGGGCAGAACAGGGGCAGAGCGGTCGAGAACGGCCGTGTCGGTTCGGGCTTTGCATCCTAATGTACGGTACGTAAGAACGGCCCAGTACTTACCGGCATCCGGGGTCCGAAGCGAATCCGTTATCTGGCCGTTTAGTAGCTGATTATCTTTATACCACTGGTAAGTAACGTCCGGAACACCCGTGGCCACCAGTTTTATGGAACCGGTTGTGGCGCATAAGTGCCCCGTTGCCGAAACTCGCGCATCACTCCCGATCACATCAACCTTGATGACTTCCGAATTTCCGACTTTGCTGCAAACGGCTTTTTGTGAAACCACAATGGAATACTGACCGGACTCCCGAACAGCCAGGGTTGGATTCGTAGCCCCTACAATATTTATATCATTCTTCCGCCACTGGTAATTCCAGTTGGGGTCCACAGCGGCTATCAGTATCGCCGAGTCGCCCTGGCAAATGGTGGTGGTTAGTTGCTTGGGGTAATTTTTGATCTGAACGGCCGGGTCGGGTGTTGTCTGAGGAGGACAGTCGATCACGAGAAACTGAAAATCGCGTCGTACTTCGCCAATTTTTACCCCATTTCGATACTCTTCAACGTTGATGGCAAAGACAAATAAACCCAGTTGAGTAGCCGTTACCGATAGTTCGCCGGTTTGCGAATCGATCCGAAGGCTTGGGTTTCCAGGAATAGCATCGTTGGCGTCATACCCTGCGAGCCAGGTTATGTCGGGATAGGGACCTGCGGAGACAGGGTTGGTTGTCCCGTTTTGGCCGGTAGCTCCCTTTTGGTTTAGCGGGGTAATCATGGAGTAGCGGAGTTCATCGCCATCGGGGTCTGTACCGCCGAAAGGAAAGGTGAAGGCATCACCTAAACAGATGTATTCACCATTAATGGGCCCGAAGTGAGGGGACGAGTTCTCGAAAAACTGATTATTCTGCTGAATAGCCGGAAACTCCAGATAAAAGGTAAAGCCCGTTTGGCTGGGTCCATTGATATTGCTGATGCCCGCATTTCGGTTACGGGTCTGATAGGAAATGTAATATCCCTGTGTGTCGGTGTAGTTACCAGGCGGTAGCTGAATATCCGCTTCGTAGGTCAGGACAATGAATTTAAGGTTACGTTGGGCTGCACAAAATCCATTGGCGTAAACGATGGGAACCCGTGAACCGGTTTGCTGAACCATAAAGGTCGTCATTAGCGCATTATCGCGTTTTCGGAAAATGCCTAACGTACCAATAGTCGACTGGTTGGCTGCCCCGCGCGTACCGTCTTCGAGGTAATTGATAACGGTAATCCGATAATGTCCGGCAACGTTACCTAAGGCTTTCATCTCAATATGCCCGCCAACCTGGTGAGTACCCTTGGCTGCCATCGGAAACGCCAGAATCATGAACAAAACAAGCCGTTGCAACGTAAATATGTGCATAAGAAAGTCGTTCTAAAACTTCACTTTCATTCACTTATCACAACTGGTATGGATTGGTTTGTTGATTTATCCTGACAATGACTACATTCTGCGGTTTTGAATAAACGTAGTCCAGCGCATAAATCTAGTAAGCCTATAAAAAAGATACTATCGAGTTAAATATACGCACTCTTTTATTAATTAAATTATTGAGCAACCGCTGATTGTACTCGTTCATGCGTGAAGATGACAATCAGCGGCTATTTGGTTTACTTGGCGTAACTTTTTATTTAAGTTTAGCCAGCAGGGTTACGCTATTTGCAACCATGCCAGTACTGCGTACATAATGGCCGTAGCGGAGTTCGAGGCTTTGCCAATGCCCAATTCCAAACAAGCCACTGGGTGGAGCCATTCGAACACCGGTCCCTAAAAATTGACTGTTGAATCCAGAGATGTCATAATCACTCGTGTAGTACTTCTGCGTCAGCTGGTGCTCGCCATAAGGAGCGAAATACCGAACGGCGGTCTGATGACTGAATCGGTAAAAGGGGCTGATTGAGATGAAAGACGTGAGTTTAATGGGTGTTTCGAGGTTGACCGTATGTGCCTGCATGCCCCAGTCGTCAATGTAATAGCGATAGAATGCCCGGACAATAACCTGGTCGCCCAGGAAATAATGCACCCGGACACCGATGGGTAGTTTCAGGCGGCTACCCGGCAGTCGTTCTACCGTTTCTGCCCCGTCCTGAAAGTAAATCCGGTGAAAGGGCGTGCTCAGTAAACCCTGCTGAAACGCGGGTTCTACCGTCAGCAATATCTGGAGCCGCTTGTTAATGATCTGCGAAACCGATAGGCTGGCGTTGTACGAGTTACGTGGCTTGTAATCAATGGGATCATGATCCCTGTGAGCACCGGAGCCATAGCCTTCCGGTCTAAGCTCAGCAGGCAAAATTACTGCCCAAGTATCAAAAAAAGCCCCTGCTTTCAGACTTACCTCCCGGTTGTTATCGGCGGAGGCTTTCGCAAAGCTCAGGTTGATTCCGTACGATTTGTAATCATACTCCGTCGAATACGAGAGAGCGACGCCATGCGTGGTATGCCGGTCGTTGTTCTGCACACTCCAGGAAACCGACGGATAAATGTGAGTGTCGCTTTTGGAGGCCGACGAAACCGTAAGCGGGTCGATCTTATCCGACGAGGCTGAAGTATAGTGGTCAATGTTCAGGTCAAACGCCAGGGTATGCTGGCGATTCCGCCGGTCGGTACTCTTCAGGACCAGGTCGATGGATTGAGCAAAGTCGGTTAACTGTTCGGAGCCAATACCGCCCGTAACGGCTGAGTTGTTCCCGTTTTGGTTATAGTAACCCGACACCAGATTCACTTCCTGTATACTTAACTTCCGGGCTT is a window of Spirosoma linguale DSM 74 DNA encoding:
- a CDS encoding peptidase M20 (PFAM: peptidase M20; peptidase dimerisation domain protein~KEGG: rpi:Rpic_3920 peptidase dimerisation domain protein), yielding MSVKTSLLLLILLPVSVFAQTPQQRVRQYRQAQETALMDEYREFLSIPNVSADSVNIRKNAAFILQMMKKRGISGVLLDGPTPGSTPAVFGEVRVPGAKKTLVFYAHYDGQPVNPKQWGEGLQPFVPVFITAPVEQGGKIITTYKSGDPIDPNWRLSGRGSADDKAGVMTILNAYDALVKSNIPLTTNLKFFFEGEEEVGSTHLGEIFEKHRDKLAGDLWIIADGPRHVSGKPVVQFGVRGDVNMYLTVYGPKRPLHSGNYGNWAPNPAMRMVKLLASMKDDNDHVVIKGFYDDVVPLTASERTALAKVPNMEAALKKELGIAQPDGNGTPFVELLMRPTLNINGMQSANVGAMAGNIIPTKAEAVLDLRLVRGNEVTRQIGRVVEHIRAQGYQVLDREPTDAERQQFPKLIKITTGHGYNAQRTPMDLPVAQGVVAAVQAVSPEPIVLSPSSGGSLPLYMFEKVLKANVVSVPVVNYDNNQHAENENVKVQYLWEGIEIMGSIMLIK
- a CDS encoding YceI family protein (PFAM: YceI family protein~KEGG: afw:Anae109_3638 YceI family protein), with the protein product MEAQPATATTWSIDPTHSEIQFKVKHLVISTVTGSFGQYEGQVETTGDDFADAKVSFSADITSISTGQEQRDGHLKSADFFDAEQFPKLTFVSTSMTKTGDDTYSLTGDLTIRGVTKPVTLKVEHGGQMVDFYGQTKAGFEATGTIKRKEFGLTWDGVTEAGGVVVSDDVKLVLNIQLTKQA
- a CDS encoding hypothetical protein (KEGG: abn:AB57_3113 biofilm-associated protein) → MHIFTLQRLVLFMILAFPMAAKGTHQVGGHIEMKALGNVAGHYRITVINYLEDGTRGAANQSTIGTLGIFRKRDNALMTTFMVQQTGSRVPIVYANGFCAAQRNLKFIVLTYEADIQLPPGNYTDTQGYYISYQTRNRNAGISNINGPSQTGFTFYLEFPAIQQNNQFFENSSPHFGPINGEYICLGDAFTFPFGGTDPDGDELRYSMITPLNQKGATGQNGTTNPVSAGPYPDITWLAGYDANDAIPGNPSLRIDSQTGELSVTATQLGLFVFAINVEEYRNGVKIGEVRRDFQFLVIDCPPQTTPDPAVQIKNYPKQLTTTICQGDSAILIAAVDPNWNYQWRKNDINIVGATNPTLAVRESGQYSIVVSQKAVCSKVGNSEVIKVDVIGSDARVSATGHLCATTGSIKLVATGVPDVTYQWYKDNQLLNGQITDSLRTPDAGKYWAVLTYRTLGCKARTDTAVLDRSAPVLPSITSSSGFNRICPNSSLPLVGSGGLLYRWQKDDTSISNNESSQLVASSPGTFVVTATDIYGCEGTSSPVTITSVTPVVVTLDSIPGVCGPNNPAYTLTGNPPGGDFAGAGIETDAFVPEQAGVGNHTITYTVKPAPECAGTVATRIAVVAPIPTIQLADSLTTYRGNTFSLNPVYTGDPVQFQWTSATYLDNPTAANPTIADIADDITYTVDATNSTGCAVKDTIHITVFARAWVPDAFSPNGDGQNDVLELPGIAAFPDAVFTLFNRWGEVVYSSGKGYTNPFDGTLNGTALPTGVYAYTLYTAPEKPVTRGRILLVR
- a CDS encoding hypothetical protein (KEGG: pat:Patl_0575 hypothetical protein), which encodes MKKICITVGVLLSLLRSGHAQSVEKPAYEARKLSIQEVNLVSGYYNQNGNNSAVTGGIGSEQLTDFAQSIDLVLKSTDRRNRQHTLAFDLNIDHYTSASSDKIDPLTVSSASKSDTHIYPSVSWSVQNNDRHTTHGVALSYSTEYDYKSYGINLSFAKASADNNREVSLKAGAFFDTWAVILPAELRPEGYGSGAHRDHDPIDYKPRNSYNASLSVSQIINKRLQILLTVEPAFQQGLLSTPFHRIYFQDGAETVERLPGSRLKLPIGVRVHYFLGDQVIVRAFYRYYIDDWGMQAHTVNLETPIKLTSFISISPFYRFSHQTAVRYFAPYGEHQLTQKYYTSDYDISGFNSQFLGTGVRMAPPSGLFGIGHWQSLELRYGHYVRSTGMVANSVTLLAKLK